In Takifugu rubripes unplaced genomic scaffold, fTakRub1.2, whole genome shotgun sequence, the following proteins share a genomic window:
- the LOC115248252 gene encoding sodium channel protein type 4 subunit alpha B-like, whose translation PQLVLGTLFQLIPAMFGGLLVILLVWLVFSVVGVNMFAGKFYYCLNETSQEMFLSEEVQTKSECYALIFSNYTEVTWKNSPFTFDSVLMGYLSLFVMGFSKSWLDIMYAAVDSRFVESQPVYEYDPYKWLYFVFFIINVFFTLNFFIKVILSALQRKPGDEHIFMTKHQQTYSKTWMKLFPKSPQRAVPRPQNKCQACVFDLVNSPIYEVVMVALICLSVVLLMVESMDLTLGLEIVLHWLHFIYVLIFLIECILKIVALRQHYFKDGWNIIDFIVLLVQIIAIFMFDFFYAYFISPTIFLLLRLFRITRVLHFIPWTRRIRKLLLAFGKSLPALFNIAFVLFVTMVVYSLIGMFNFAYVKEEFTIDDFFNFETFCSSFICMFMSSTTTAWDGLLLPIMSGPPSCDPFAEHPGSDVIGDCSSPTLGIAFFSTYLLLTFLLLIQLYIAVALEIINSEDTEGLSDIDLQRFCNTWKRFDPDGTDLIPYSKLCDFSDSLQDPLGIPHPNTSRLAHMDLPLYPGDKVHCTDVLLSLAKQVLDDPEEVESLKTRMQKQLKAKEVLGEPISSTLRRRREERAAKVIQRAFRKGRDTPDEEKPAAEASQ comes from the exons ccacagctggtGCTGGGAACTCTGTTCCAGCTCATCCCAGCCATGTTTGGGGGGCTCCTGGTCATCCTGCTGGTGTGGTTGGTCTTCAGCGTTGTGGGGGTCAATATGTTTGCAGGGAAGTTTTACTACTGCCTCAACGAGACTTCGCAGGAGATGTTTTTATCTGAGGAGGTTCAGACCAAGTCAGAGTGTTACGCTCTGATTTTCAGCAACTACACTGAGGTCACCTGGAAGAACTCGCCCTTCACCTTCGACAGCGTGCTGATGGGTTACCTGTCCCTGTTCGTCATG GGCTTTTCAAAAAGCTGGCTTGACATCATGTATGCAGCTGTGGACTCCAGATTC gtggagtCCCAGCCAGTCTATGAATATGATCCATACAAATGGCTATACTTTGTCTTCTTCATAATCAATGTCTTCTTCACCCTAAACTTCTTCATCAAAGTCATCCTCAGTGCCCTTCAGAGAAAG CCTGGAGATGAACATATTTTCATGACAAAGCATCAGCAGACATATTCAAAGACCTGGATGAAACTGTTCCCCAAGAGTCCTCAGAGAGCTGTGCCTCGACCCCAG AACAAGTGCCAGGCCTGTGTCTTTGACCTGGTGAACAGTCCCATCTATGAAGTCGTAATGGTGGCTCTGATCTGCCTGAGCGTTGTTCTTCTGATGGTGGAATCGATGGATCTGACATTGGGGCTGGAGATAGTCCTCCACTGGCTTCACTTCATCTACGTCCTCATCTTCCTGATAGAGTGCATCTTGAAGATCGTTGCACTCAGGCAGCACTACTTCAAGGACGGCTGGAACATCATCGACTTTATCGTCCTCCTCGTCCAAATCATTG CAATTTTCATGTTTGATTTCTTCTACGCTTACTTTATTTCACCAACTATATTCCTGCTTCTGCGCTTGTTTCGGATCACTCGTGTCCTCCACTTCATCCCCTGGACCAGGAGAATCCGAAAGCTGCTGTTGGCCTTCGGGAAGTCCCTTCCGGCCCTTTTCAACATCGCTTTCGTTCTCTTCGTCACTATGGTCGTCTACTCGTTGATTGGCATGTTCAACTTCGCCTACGTGAAGGAGGAATTTACGATCGATGACTTTTTCAACTTCGAGacgttctgcagcagcttcatctgcaTGTTCATGAGCAGCACCACAACGGCGTGGGACGGCCTGCTGCTCCCAATCATGAGCGGACCGCCATCCTGCGACCCCTTTGCAGAGCACCCAGGAAGTGACGTCATTGGAGACTGCAGTAGCCCGACACTGGGTATCGCATTCTTTAGCACTTACCTCCTCCTGaccttcctgctcctcatccaacTGTACATCGCTGTTGCCTTGGAGATCATAAACTCCGAGGATACCGAGGGCCTGTCTGACATCGACCTACAGAGGTTTTGCAACACCTGGAAGCGGTTTGACCCTGATGGCACAGATCTTATCCCTTACAG cAAACTGTGCGACTTCAGCGACAGCCTGCAGGATCCTCTGGGGATTCCCCACCCAAACACCAGCAGACTGGCTCACATGGATCTGCCTCTGTATCCCGGAGACAAAGTTCACTGCACGGACGTCCTGCTGTCACTCGCCAAACAG gtccTGGATGATCCAGAGGAGGTTGAATCCCTTAAAACAAGAATGCAGAAGCAGCTCAAGGCCAAAGAG GTGCTGGGGGAGCCCATCAGCAGCACTCtgaggaggagacgggaggagagGGCAGCAAAGGTGATACAGAGAGCGTTCCGAAAAGGTCGCGACACTCCGGACGAGGAGAAACCTGCAGCTGAGGCTTCACAGTGA
- the lamb1a gene encoding laminin subunit beta-1a gives MSGAQRRFLDLLVLFPLSVCSMLQLQLTVLLALQALTCAQEFGAQSQVGLPEFNDLCTEGSCYPATGDLLIGRAHQLSSSSTCGLNRPEPFCIVSHLQEEKKCFVCDSMEPYEEHTEQVGNHRIENVVTTFANRLKTWWQSENGMENVTVQLNLEAEFHFTHLIMTFKTFRPAAMVIERSSDFGKTWQTYRYFAYDCETSFPHVTRGPMKKVDDVICDSRYSDIEPSTEGEVIFRVLDPAFHIDDPYSPRIQNMLKITNLRVKFTKLHTLGDNLLDPRIEIKEKYYYSIYDMVVRGNCFCYGHASECAPIEGVGQAREGMVHGHCMCNHNTKGLNCELCEDFYHDLPWRPAEGRNTNACKKCNCNQHSDRCHFDMAAFVASANVSGGVCDNCLHNTAGSNCEQCQPFYYQHPERDIRDPNICEACDCDPVGSLYGGICDRMTDVWAGLIAGQCRCKGNVEGERCDRCRDAHYGLGDDPEGCKACTCSPLGTLPGGNPCDKETGSCFCKRLVTGRNCDQCVDEHWGLSNDLNGCRPCDCDLGGAINNQCDQVSGQCVCRDHMFGRRCDQVESGFYFIGLDHYTYEAEDAKFGPGVTVVPRPHPHDRAPTWTGVGLVNVPEGAFLEFSVDNIPFSMEYDILIRYEPQLPDQWEEVLMTLMRPGPIRADSRCINTVPDDDNQMISLHPGSRYVVLPRPVCFESGLNYTVRLSLPLYSALSDVQSPYTLIDSIVLMPHCKNLEIFSSSEGGDGNSAWETFQRYRCLENSQSVVKAPVADVCRNYIFSISAMLHQGAKECQCDPQGSLSTVCEPSGGQCQCRPNVVGRNCDSCAPSTFQFGPNGCRACDCDPQGSRDSFCDPLAGQCACVSGASGRQCERCLPGHWGFPACRRCFCNGHTDECEAATGRCLHCRDHSTGHTCDRCLEGYYGDPVLGSGDYCRPCMCPDGPGSTRQFAGSCYRGDHSQHATCVCNTGYKGARCDECSPGYYGNPGAAGGQCQPCQCNNNIDMLDPDSCDSRTGECLLCQHHSEGPACQSCMLGYYGNASLQDCRKCVCNHLGSEPSTCPSPDDCQCERSSGQCHCLPNVTGQHCSQCTANTWNMASGGGCEPCSCHPDHSYGPSCNEISGQCSCRPGFGGRTCSECRELFWGSPEVECHACDCDPQGTAEPQCNKGSGQCVCVEGVSGPRCDVCARGYSGTFPDCRRCHQCFAEWDNIIGQLTNQTHRLVNKVNSLKVSGVSGPYKKTIESMEKSVADIRGILDQNPASQPLTEIQELLQQATDLMGALSQMLNQTEQTVLQVEELDSTARTKLDSVISDTRKLEGTVQELLDQVEFMKNSDIRGAADSITKYFLQSQAADARANASTVDPGSPVETSSDLRQLTEDRMNQTGEEFLRKHAEHAQRLDDLAGELQTLDLSETSHKVCGSPSSGQDSCSSSPCGGLGCVDSEGRPKCGGEGCDGVVTKSSSSLRKAQDAEQEILNAMDEVEKLSKMVSEAKVKADEARQSAQDVLMKTNRTKQRVDQSNEELRTLIRQIRDFLTQDAADLESVELVANEVLAMQMPTTPAQLQNLTNEIRQKVGELGGVEAILQQSADDIQRAETLLDHARRASEEAASVKDSAEKVKEALQEARKAQTAASSAIQQASADIQSTNNLLSSVESETADAELQLNNATQRLQQLEQDVMQLKDKAQNVSQSTEQTGRDAASIRKVAEEVKKELDAEIRDKYATVEQLIGTKAVGVAEAKQRAQLLQQEAKDLLLKASEKLQRLKDLEKSYEDNQRTLEMKAEQLVELEAAVRGLLTEISQKVTVYSTCVF, from the exons ATGTCTGGAGCTCAGAGGAGGTTTTTGGATCTTCTGGTGCTGTTTCCTCTTTCAGTCTGCAGCATGTTGCAGCTCCAGCTGACTGTGCTGCTCG CTCTACAGGCGCTCACCTGTGCCCAGGAGTTCGGGGCGCAGAGTCAGGTCGGTCTGCCGGAGTTCAACGATTTGTGCACGGAGGGTAGCTGTTACCCGGCAACAGGAGACCTTCTGATTGGCCGAGCGCACCAACTCTCATCGAGCTCCACCTGTGGACTGAACCGACCCGAACCGTTCTGCATCGTCAGCCATCTGCAG gaggagaaaaagtgCTTTGTGTGCGATTCCATGGAGCCCTACGAGGAACACACGGAGCAGGTGGGCAACCATCGCATCGAGAACGTCGTCACCACCTTCGCCAACAGGCTGAAGACCTGGTGGCAGTCGGAGAACG GCATGGAGAACGTTACCGTCCAGCTGAACCTGGAGGCCGAGTTTCACTTTACGCATCTGATCATGACCTTCAAG ACATTTCGACCCGCTGCCATGGTGATCGAGCGCTCATCTGATTTCGGGAAAACGTGGCAGACCTACCGCTACTTTGCCTACGACTGTGAGACATCCTTCCCGCATGTTACTCGGGGTCCGATGAAGAAGGTCGACGACGTCATCTGCGACTCCCGCTACTCGGACATCGAGCCGTCCACCGAAGGAGAG GTGATCTTCAGAGTTCTGGACCCAGCCTTCCACATCGATGACCCCTACAGCCCCAGGATTCAGA ACATGTTGAAGATCACCAACCTGCGGGTCAAGTTCACCAAGCTGCACACGCTGGGCGACAACCTCCTGGACCCTCGCATAGAGATTAAGGAGAAATATTATTACTCCATCTACGACATGGTGGTCCGGGGCAACTGCTTCTGCTACGGACACGCCTCCGAGTGTGCCCCCATCGAGGGAGTGGGGCAGGCCAGGGAGGGCATG GTCCATGGTCACTGCATGTGTAACCACAACACTAAAGGTCTGAACTGTGAGCTGTGCGAGGACTTCTACCACGATCTTCCCTGGAGACCAGCTGAGGGACGCAACACCAACGCCTGCAAGA agtGTAACTGCAACCAGCACTCGGACCGGTGCCACTTCGATATGGCTGCGTTTGTGGCCTCGGCAAACGTGAGCGGAGGGGTTTGTGACAACTGTCTTCATAACACGGCCGGGAGCAACTGTGAACAGTGCCAACCATTTTACTACCAACATCCAGAGAGGGACATCAGAGACCCCAACATCTGCGAGG CCTGTGACTGTGACCCAGTGGGCTCTCTGTACGGGGGCATCTGTGACAGAATGACCGACGTGTGGGCCGGTCTCATTGCTGGTCAGTGCCGCTGCAAAGGGAACGTGGAGGGAGAGCGCTGTGACCGCTGCAGAGACGCTCATTACGGGCTCGGTGATGATCCAGAAGGCTGCAAAG CGTGTACCTGCAGCCCTCTGGGGACACTTCCTGGAGGAAATCCCTGTGACaaggagacaggaagctgcttctgTAAACGTTTGGTGACTGGACGAAACTGTGACCAGTGTGTG GATGAGCACTGGGGTCTGAGTAACGACCTGAATGGCTGCCGACCATGTGACTGCGATCTGGGAGGCGCCATCAACAACCA GTGTGATCAGGTGAGCGGTCAGTGCGTCTGCAGAGATCACATGTTCGGTCGGCGCTGCGATCAGGTGGAGTCTGGATTTTACTTCATCGGTCTGGATCACTACACCTACGAGGCCGAGGATGCCAAGTTTGGACCT GGAGTGACTGTCGTCCCAAGGCCCCACCCACACGACCGCGCTCCCACCTGGACAGGTGTCGGTCTGGTCAATGTCCCAGAGGGCGCCTTCCTGGAGTTCTCTGTGGACAACATTCCCTTTTCCATGGAGTACGACATCCTGATCCGCTACGAACCCCAG CTTCCCGACCAGTGGGAGGAGGTTCTGATGACGCTGATGAGACCTGGACCGATCAGAGCAGACAGCCGCTGCATAAACACGGTGCCCGATGACGACAACCAGATGATCTCGCTTCACCCCGGCTCAAG GTACGTGGTTCTTCCCAGACCCGTTTGCTTTGAGTCTGGTCTGAACTACACCGTCCGCCTCAGCCTGCCGCTGTACTCCGCCCTCAGCGACGTCCAGTCCCCGTACACACTCATCGACTCG ATTGTGCTGATGCCTCACTGTAAGAATCTGGAGATTTTCAGCAGCTCCGAGGGAGGAGACGGGAACAGCGCCTGGGAAACCTTCCAGCGCTATCGCTGCCTGGAGAACAGTCAGAGCGTCGTCAAGGCGCCGGTGGCAGACGTCTGCAGGAACTACATCTTCAGCATCTCCGCCATGTTGCATCAGGGGGCCAAAG aatgccaGTGTGACCCGCAGGGCTCGCTGAGCACCGTGTGTGAGCCCAGTGGGGGGCAGTGCCAGTGTCGTCCCAACGTGGTGGGAAGGAACTGCGACAGTTGTGCTCCGTCCACGTTCCAGTTCGGACCCAAcggctgcagag CATGTGACTGCGACCCTCAGGGCTCGCGGGATTCGTTCTGCGACCCGCTGGCGGGTCAGTGCGCCTGTGTGTCCGGGGCGTCCGGGCGGCAGTGTGAGCGCTGCCTGCCGGGCCACTGGGGCTTCCCCGCCTGCCGGCGCTGCTTCTGCAACGGCCACACGGACGAGTGTGAGGCCGCCACCGGCCGCTGCCTCCACTGCAGGGACCACAGCACTGGACACACCTGCGACAG GTGCCTGGAGGGTTACTATGGCGACCCAGTCCTAGGGTCAGGTGACTACTGCCGCCCCTGCATGTGCCCCGATGGCCCCGGGAGCACGCGGCAGTTTGCCGGAAGTTGTTACCGCGGCGATCATTCTCAGCATGCTACCTGCGTCTGCAACACAGGATATAAAG GTGCTCGCTGTGACGAGTGCTCACCTGGTTACTATGGAAaccctggagcagcaggtgggcAGTGTCAGCCCTGTCAGTGCAACAACAACATCGACATGTTGGACCCAGACTCATGTGACTCCCGGACCGGCGAGTGTTTGCTCTGCCAGCACCACAGCGAAGGCCCGGCCTGCCAGAGCTGCATGCTGGGTTACTATGGCAACGCCTCCCTGCAGGACTGTAGAA AGTGTGTTTGCAACCACCTGGGCAGTGAGCCTTCCACCTGTCCGTCACCCGACGACTGTCAGTGTGAGCGCAGCAGCGGTCAGTGCCACTGCCTGCCCAATGTGACCGGTCAGCACTGCAGCCAGTGCACAGCCAACACCTGGAACATGGCGAGCGGTGGCGGCTGCGAGCCGTGCAGCTGCCACCCCGATCATTCGTATGGGCCGTCCTGCAACGAG atCAGCGGTCAGTGTTCTTGTCGACCCGGCTTTGGGGGCAGGACGTGCAGCGAGTGTAGAGAATTGTTCTGGGGGAGCCCTGAGGTTGAGTGTCACG CGTGTGACTGCGACCCCCAGGGGACCGCCGAGCCCCAATGCAACAAAGGCAGCGGTCAGTGCGTCTGTGTGGAAGGTGTTTCCGGGCCACGCTGTGACGTCTGTGCTCGTGGATACTCTGGAACCTTCCCCGACTGCCGCCGCTGCCACCAGTGCTTCGCCGAGTGGGACAACATCATTGGTCAGCTGACAAACCAGACGCACCGCCTCGTCAACAAGGTCAACTCCCTGAAAGTCAGCGGGGTCAGTGGACCGTACAAGAAGACCATTGAGAGCATGGAGAAGAGCGTTGCTGACATCAGGGGCATTCTGGACCAGAACCCTGCCTCACAACCCCTGACAGagatccaggagctgctgcaacaGGCCAC TGACCTGATGGGAGCCCTGAGCCAGATGTTAAACCAGACCGAACAGACCGTGCTTCAGGTGGAGGAACTGGACTCAACAGCACGAACTAAACTGGACTCTGTCATTTCGGACACTCGGAAGCTGGAAGGGAccgtccaggagctgctggatcaGGTGGAGTTCATGAAGAACTCTGACATCAGAG gGGCGGCGGACAGCATCACAAAGTACTTCCTGCAGTCCCAGGCCGCTGACGCTCGTGCCAACGCCTCCACTGTCGACCCCGGCAGCCCCGTAGAAACCTCCAGCGACCTTCGGCAACTCACAGAGGACAGAATGAACCAGACTGGAGAGGAATTCCTGAGGAAACACGCCGAGCACGCTCAGAGGCTGGACGACCTGGCCGGAGAGCTGCAGACGCTGGACCTGTCAGAGACCAGTCACAAG GTCTGTGGCAGTCCATCCTCGGGCCAGGACTCTTGCTCGTCCTCTCCCTGTGGAGGTCTGGGCTGCGTGGACTCTGAAGGTCGGCCCAAGTGTGGAGGTGAAGGATGCGATGGTGTGGTGACaaaatccagcagcagcttgaggAAGGCTCAGGACGCGGAACAGGAGATACTCAATGCTATGGATGAAGTGGAGAAACTCTCCAAGATG GTGTCAGAGGCCAAAGTGAAAGCAGATGAGGCAAGGCAGAGTGCTCAGGACGTCCTGATGAAGACCAACAGAACCAAACAGAGAGTCGATCAAAGCAACGAGGAGCTGAGAACACTCATCAGGCAGATCAGAGACTTCCTCACAC AGGATGCAGCGGACCTGGAGAGTGTCGAGTTGGTGGCTAACGAGGTTCTGGCCATGCAGATGCCGACAACTCCTGCTCAGCTGCAGAATCTGACCAATGAGATCCGACAGAAGGTGGGAGAACTGGGAGGAGTGGAGGCCATTTTACAGCAGAGCGCCGATGACATCCAGAGGGCAGAGACCCTGCTGGACCATGCACGACGAGCCAG TGAGGAGGCAGCAAGTGTGAAAGACTCAGCGGAGAAAGTGAAGGAGGCGCTCCAGGAAGCTCGAAAGGCTCAGACGGCGGCCAGCAGCGCCATCCAGCAGGCTTCTGCGGACATCCAGAGCACCAACAACCTGCTGTCCTCC GTGGAGTCGGAGACGGCAGAcgcggagctgcagctgaacaaCGCGAcgcagcggctgcagcagctggagcaggatgtgatgcagctgaaggacaaagCTCAGAACGTCTCGCAGAGCACCGAGCAGACCGGCCGGGACGCCGCCAGCATCAGAAAGGTCGCCGAGGAGGTCAAGAAG GAGCTGGACGCTGAAATAAGGGATAAATACGCCACCGTGGAGCAGCTGATTGGTACCAAGGCGGTGGGCGTGGCCGAGGCCAAGCAACGGGCACAGCTGCTGCAACAGGAAGCTAAAGACCTGCTGCTGAAGGCCAGCGAGAAACTTCAGCGGCTAAAAG atttagaaaagTCTTACGAAGACAATCAGAGGACCCTGGAGATGAAGgcggagcagctggtggagctggaggctgCAGTGAGAGGGCTGCTGACAGAGATCAGCCAGAAAGTCACCGTCTACAGCACCTGTGTGTTCTAG